One genomic segment of Puniceicoccus vermicola includes these proteins:
- a CDS encoding sucrose synthase gives MTAAKRSTETTRHQSFEDGERRFLYLLFKRIRGAKRQFFLHSDIQDLISEVSSEAGDDLPEGSQLLANLKGVMSAAHRDPWLVVEFRQSIGRWYHGRFHLDDLSFEEIPVNDFLAFRESLVCDNGSADEWPIEFNAQPFLHDVPIMREKRQIGRGVEYLNRTLSHRLFSSAEKRVQTLFDFLQIHHHRGRQLMLSDRIQTPAELQQAIEGAEEFLADQPDDKLWKDIRAELNSLGLEVGWGDTVARVRETVNLLSEIIDSPNPSDIEEFLGRIPMIFSVVIFSPHGYFGQSNVLGLPDTGGQVVYILDQVRALEKEMRERLESQGLDTEPDILVVTRQIPDAKETGCDVKEESINGTRNARIIRVPFTEESGEVVPQWISRFKVWPYLERFTIDSERAILAELGNKPDLIIGNYSDGNLVATLLAERLGVTQCNIAHALEKTKYLFSDLYWKENEEDYHFSAHFTADLLAMNAADFIITSTYQEIAGNASSVGQYESYSSFTMPGLFRVPKGIDVFDPKFNIVSPGADEEVYFPHTDQENRITGLKKEIDTLLFGDFPGAVSQFKDPDKPIIFLMSRLDKVKNVTGFVEWYAKNDRLRELANVFVIGGNTDFDQSSDSEEKEQIRILYDLIERHNLRGQLRWVPKQSDKVFNGELYRVLADRKGVFVQPALFEAFGLTVIEAMTSGLPTFATIFGGPLEIIEDGKSGFHIDPNHGEDVAEKLADFFARCQEDPDHWNQVSQGGIERVEAHYTWRLYASRLMSLSRIYGFWKFVSNLDRARSRAYEQLFYRSVFRPIVDKMS, from the coding sequence GTGACTGCTGCAAAACGCTCTACGGAAACCACTCGGCATCAATCTTTTGAAGATGGGGAACGACGATTCCTCTACCTTCTCTTCAAACGAATCCGGGGGGCCAAGCGGCAGTTTTTTCTCCACTCGGACATCCAGGATCTGATCTCCGAGGTCTCCTCCGAAGCGGGAGATGACTTGCCCGAAGGCAGTCAACTCCTCGCCAACCTAAAAGGAGTCATGAGTGCAGCCCACCGGGATCCTTGGCTCGTCGTCGAGTTTCGGCAATCGATCGGACGTTGGTATCATGGCCGCTTCCACCTCGACGACCTTTCCTTCGAGGAGATTCCCGTCAACGACTTCCTCGCCTTCCGCGAGAGCCTCGTCTGCGACAATGGATCTGCAGACGAGTGGCCGATCGAGTTCAACGCCCAGCCATTTCTGCACGATGTCCCGATCATGCGGGAAAAGCGGCAGATTGGGCGGGGTGTCGAATACCTGAACCGAACTCTGTCCCACCGGCTGTTCTCCAGTGCCGAGAAACGAGTCCAAACTCTCTTCGACTTTCTGCAAATCCACCACCACCGCGGACGGCAATTGATGCTTTCGGACCGAATCCAAACTCCGGCCGAACTGCAGCAAGCGATTGAGGGGGCAGAGGAGTTTCTGGCCGACCAACCCGACGACAAGCTTTGGAAAGACATCCGGGCCGAACTCAATTCACTGGGACTTGAAGTTGGATGGGGCGATACCGTTGCCCGGGTTCGTGAGACCGTGAACCTGCTCTCCGAGATCATCGATTCCCCGAACCCGTCCGACATTGAAGAGTTCCTCGGGCGAATTCCGATGATCTTTAGCGTGGTGATTTTCAGTCCGCACGGCTACTTCGGCCAATCCAATGTTCTCGGCCTACCCGACACCGGAGGCCAAGTCGTCTATATTCTCGACCAAGTCAGGGCTCTGGAAAAAGAGATGCGCGAACGGCTGGAAAGCCAGGGGCTGGACACGGAACCCGACATTCTCGTCGTTACGAGACAGATTCCCGACGCCAAAGAAACCGGCTGCGATGTGAAGGAAGAAAGCATTAACGGCACCCGGAATGCCCGCATCATTCGCGTTCCTTTCACCGAAGAGAGCGGTGAAGTCGTTCCGCAGTGGATTTCCCGCTTTAAAGTATGGCCCTACCTTGAGCGCTTTACCATCGATTCCGAGCGTGCCATTCTAGCGGAACTGGGCAATAAGCCTGACCTCATCATTGGCAATTATTCCGACGGCAACCTGGTAGCCACTCTCCTCGCTGAGCGTCTCGGAGTGACCCAGTGCAACATTGCTCACGCCCTCGAGAAGACCAAATACCTCTTCTCCGACCTTTATTGGAAGGAAAACGAAGAGGATTACCATTTCTCCGCGCACTTCACGGCCGATCTCCTGGCCATGAACGCCGCTGATTTCATCATCACTTCCACCTATCAGGAGATCGCCGGAAACGCTTCCAGCGTAGGCCAATACGAGTCGTATTCCTCCTTCACCATGCCCGGCCTCTTCCGGGTTCCCAAGGGAATCGACGTCTTCGATCCCAAGTTCAACATCGTCTCGCCCGGAGCCGATGAGGAAGTCTATTTCCCCCACACCGATCAAGAAAACCGTATCACCGGTCTCAAAAAGGAAATCGACACCCTCCTTTTCGGAGATTTCCCGGGAGCCGTCTCGCAATTCAAGGATCCCGACAAACCGATTATCTTCCTCATGTCGCGCCTCGACAAAGTGAAGAACGTAACGGGCTTCGTGGAATGGTACGCCAAAAACGATCGACTCCGGGAACTGGCAAACGTCTTCGTCATTGGCGGCAACACCGATTTCGACCAATCGAGCGACAGCGAGGAAAAGGAACAGATCCGGATCCTCTACGACCTGATCGAGCGCCACAACCTCCGCGGACAACTCCGGTGGGTTCCCAAGCAATCGGATAAGGTCTTCAACGGCGAACTCTACCGCGTCCTCGCCGACCGAAAAGGCGTCTTCGTCCAACCCGCCCTCTTCGAAGCCTTTGGCCTGACCGTCATCGAAGCCATGACCTCCGGCCTCCCCACCTTCGCCACCATCTTCGGCGGCCCTCTCGAGATCATTGAAGACGGAAAAAGCGGCTTTCACATCGATCCCAATCACGGCGAAGATGTCGCCGAAAAACTCGCCGACTTCTTCGCCCGCTGCCAAGAGGATCCCGACCATTGGAATCAAGTTTCGCAGGGAGGAATCGAGCGCGTCGAAGCCCACTATACTTGGCGACTCTATGCATCCCGCCTCATGTCCCTCTCCCGAATCTACGGATTTTGGAAATTCGTGAGCAACTTGGACCGAGCCCGTTCCCGCGCATACGAACAACTCTTCTATCGCAGCGTCTTCCGCCCCATTGTCGATAAGATGAGCTAG
- the purB gene encoding adenylosuccinate lyase: MIPNILAERYASSEMRDIWSPSGKVRYERELWIAVLKAQDELGLSVSPGAIEAYEKVIDQIDLESIRKREAESRHDVKARIEEFCGLAGFEEIHRGMTSRDLTENVEQLQVARSLEVVQKKTAATLAQIAAKAEEFVGQVFPGRTHNVPAQPTTFGKRLAMYGEELLHAAQTFSRIAASYPVRGIKGAVGTQLDLKTLFSDEKVKVDQLEASVLKHLGFSKSLHAVGQVYPRSLDHEVIAGLVGIASGPSNLARSLRLMAGHETASEGFAPGQTGSSAMPHKMNSRSCERVNGFLVLLRGYETMAAGLAGDQWHEGDVSCSVVRRVALPDAFFSIDGLFETFLTVLGQMEVYPAVIARENAAYFPFLSSTTLLMEAVRTGTGRETAHKAIKKHAISTVKDLRSGEITQNNFAERLGADSDFPLDTADIEKVITGAADLIGLAKEQVGDFSTQVNEFLRPLNPEWKDYRPGQIL, encoded by the coding sequence ATGATTCCAAACATTCTTGCTGAACGCTACGCATCCTCCGAAATGCGGGACATCTGGTCCCCCAGTGGAAAAGTTCGCTACGAACGTGAACTTTGGATTGCGGTCCTTAAGGCTCAAGACGAGCTCGGCCTGTCGGTTTCCCCGGGGGCGATTGAGGCCTATGAGAAGGTGATTGATCAGATTGACTTGGAGTCTATCCGCAAACGGGAGGCGGAGAGCCGCCACGACGTGAAGGCTCGGATTGAGGAATTCTGTGGCTTGGCGGGCTTTGAAGAAATTCACCGGGGAATGACGAGTCGGGACCTGACCGAGAATGTGGAACAGCTGCAAGTGGCCCGCTCCCTCGAGGTGGTTCAGAAAAAGACGGCTGCCACTCTGGCTCAAATCGCAGCCAAGGCGGAAGAATTTGTCGGCCAGGTATTTCCGGGGCGCACCCATAACGTCCCGGCGCAGCCGACGACTTTCGGCAAGCGTCTGGCCATGTATGGGGAGGAGCTCCTTCACGCGGCACAAACTTTCTCTCGGATCGCAGCCTCCTACCCCGTTCGCGGGATCAAGGGTGCGGTTGGGACTCAGCTGGATTTAAAAACTCTCTTCAGCGACGAGAAGGTCAAGGTGGACCAGCTCGAGGCGAGCGTCCTGAAACACCTCGGGTTTTCAAAATCCCTCCATGCGGTCGGCCAGGTCTACCCCCGCAGCCTCGATCATGAGGTCATCGCTGGCCTCGTCGGGATTGCTTCCGGACCCTCTAATCTCGCGCGCAGCCTCCGTTTAATGGCTGGCCACGAAACCGCTTCCGAAGGGTTTGCTCCCGGACAGACAGGCTCCTCTGCAATGCCACACAAGATGAATTCCCGTTCCTGCGAACGAGTGAACGGTTTCCTCGTCCTTCTTCGCGGTTACGAGACCATGGCAGCCGGTTTGGCCGGAGACCAATGGCATGAAGGCGATGTGTCCTGCTCGGTCGTTCGCCGCGTTGCCCTCCCGGACGCCTTTTTCTCTATCGACGGACTCTTCGAGACCTTCCTCACCGTCCTCGGACAAATGGAAGTCTACCCAGCGGTCATCGCGCGGGAGAACGCCGCCTACTTCCCCTTCCTCAGCTCCACGACTCTTCTGATGGAAGCAGTCCGGACCGGAACCGGGCGCGAAACCGCCCACAAGGCGATCAAGAAACACGCGATCTCTACGGTCAAGGATCTGCGCAGCGGCGAGATTACTCAAAACAACTTTGCCGAACGCCTCGGTGCGGACTCCGACTTCCCGCTCGATACCGCTGACATTGAGAAGGTGATCACGGGTGCCGCCGATTTGATCGGCCTGGCCAAGGAGCAAGTCGGCGATTTCTCGACGCAGGTGAATGAGTTCCTCCGCCCGCTCAACCCAGAGTGGAAAGACTACCGTCCGGGCCAGATTCTCTGA
- the argH gene encoding argininosuccinate lyase: MGTEKQVTWGGRFSGGPSERMQAFSESVSFDAELAPFDITGSRAQAAMLESIGILTADEKEQIDAGLVEIFNEIQAGQFTWDPALEDVHMNIEQALSARVPAAAKLHTARSRNDQVATDVRLYLRWAADELDRSLKGVLKSLVDLAEKHVDLLVPGYTHLQRGQPVSVAHHLLAYAEMFGRDRERFALFRERINVCPLGSGALAGTTLPIDREFVARCLGFVDENGEPRVSANSLDAVSDRDAPLEFCFNAALSGLHLSRFAEDFILWNSSEFGFVALPDAYTTGSSLMPQKKNPDALELIRGKAARLQGNLVTLQSMVKNLPLTYNRDLQEDKPPLFDSFRTLRDCLDVLSDLVPGIQFRKDRCQAAVSDPLLLATDLADYLVEQGVPFRQAHHQVGALVALSEKLDTPINELPEEEARKAADGLQDDWREVFSLERGMARRTGPGMPGPEPVRKAIGEWKTKLAD, encoded by the coding sequence ATGGGTACAGAAAAGCAGGTGACATGGGGTGGACGATTTTCCGGAGGTCCTTCGGAACGTATGCAGGCGTTCAGTGAATCCGTTTCTTTTGATGCGGAGTTGGCTCCCTTTGATATCACCGGTAGTCGGGCGCAGGCCGCGATGCTCGAGTCGATTGGAATTTTGACCGCTGACGAAAAGGAGCAGATTGACGCCGGGCTGGTGGAGATTTTTAACGAAATCCAAGCGGGTCAGTTTACTTGGGATCCGGCCTTGGAGGATGTCCACATGAACATTGAGCAGGCTTTGTCGGCTCGAGTGCCGGCGGCGGCCAAGTTGCATACGGCCCGGAGCCGCAATGATCAGGTGGCCACCGATGTGCGACTGTATCTACGCTGGGCTGCGGACGAACTCGACCGCAGCTTGAAGGGAGTCTTGAAGTCGCTCGTCGATTTAGCCGAAAAGCACGTGGATCTTTTGGTGCCGGGCTACACTCACTTGCAGCGGGGCCAGCCGGTATCGGTGGCGCACCACCTTCTGGCCTACGCCGAGATGTTCGGACGCGACCGGGAACGCTTTGCCCTGTTCCGCGAGCGAATCAATGTATGTCCGCTCGGTTCGGGAGCCTTGGCCGGAACGACTCTCCCGATTGACCGGGAGTTCGTCGCGCGCTGCCTCGGTTTTGTGGATGAGAACGGAGAGCCGCGGGTCTCGGCGAACAGTCTGGATGCGGTTTCGGATCGCGATGCTCCGTTGGAGTTTTGCTTCAACGCTGCATTGAGTGGACTGCACCTCTCTCGATTTGCTGAAGATTTCATCCTCTGGAACAGCTCGGAGTTTGGATTTGTGGCTTTGCCCGACGCCTACACCACGGGTTCCAGCTTGATGCCGCAGAAGAAAAATCCAGATGCGCTGGAGCTGATTCGCGGGAAGGCCGCCCGCCTTCAAGGCAATTTGGTGACCCTGCAATCCATGGTGAAAAACCTGCCGCTGACCTACAACCGGGATCTTCAGGAGGACAAACCGCCGCTCTTCGATTCTTTCCGCACCCTTCGGGATTGCTTGGATGTGTTGTCGGACTTGGTGCCGGGAATCCAGTTTCGAAAAGATCGTTGCCAAGCGGCCGTTTCGGATCCGCTTCTGCTAGCAACCGATTTGGCCGATTATCTCGTCGAACAGGGAGTTCCCTTCCGGCAGGCCCACCACCAAGTGGGTGCCTTGGTCGCGCTTTCCGAAAAGCTGGACACTCCCATCAATGAGCTTCCCGAGGAGGAGGCTCGGAAGGCCGCCGACGGATTACAGGATGACTGGCGCGAAGTCTTCAGCCTTGAGCGAGGAATGGCCCGCCGGACCGGACCCGGTATGCCCGGCCCCGAACCGGTGAGAAAAGCAATTGGCGAGTGGAAGACCAAACTCGCTGACTGA
- a CDS encoding protein-disulfide reductase DsbD family protein: MATIFLLSLASTLSLSALTSKEVRDGEVAVQLVTPAETATPGQTIAVGVRFLIDEGWHIYWKNPGDTGLETSIAWALPEGVGSGELHWPYPHVYRNAHLVDFVYSDEVTLYTDVRIPEDWPTGKDFPISAEVDWLMCAEICIPGKGELSFNLPVAETAQTDAVEEEAFETVRAEWPATAETVSAEIRSNAQKIQLIVDGLELEDDGLTDTFFFPIDPIVAPGGDQEWLNESEKLVGNLVRSEYAPNIPDEVSGVLVNPEGWSALDGRKALLIQAAHSDQPPASFAGTTGSAPSGNLAGLLLLAFAGGAILNLMPCVFPVLGLKIMGFVEQAGNEKRKIIGHGLLFALGVLVSFWVLAGALLILRAGGAELGWGFQLQSAPFVFGMAIFLFLFALNLSGVFEIGFGLMSLGNKADRKKGAGGSFLSGILATVVATPCSAPFLATALAGALTLPPFQSFLTFTCIALGLAAPYLLLSLFPALLKKLPKPGAWMETLKEFMAFPLYATVGWLLYVLAGQVDGSNLLHILLSFTLLALAAWIYGRYATPHRKPRTRLLGNAAALLFAGISIAYGYPQKDTLQWIPWSPETVQSLRESDRPVYVDFTARWCATCQVNKAVVFSNQEVLDYIGKQDVALVKADWTNEDPAITRRLTELGKAAVPVNLVYLPGEDSPEVLPETLTPGIVLRALRGE, encoded by the coding sequence TTGGCCACGATTTTTCTGCTTTCCCTCGCTTCGACGCTCTCCCTTTCCGCCCTGACCAGCAAGGAGGTTCGCGATGGGGAAGTAGCGGTGCAGCTGGTGACGCCTGCGGAAACGGCTACTCCGGGTCAGACGATTGCGGTCGGCGTGCGGTTTCTGATCGATGAGGGTTGGCACATCTATTGGAAGAACCCAGGCGATACCGGACTAGAGACCTCCATCGCCTGGGCGCTCCCGGAAGGAGTCGGCTCCGGCGAGCTGCACTGGCCCTACCCTCACGTTTATCGCAACGCTCATCTGGTCGACTTCGTCTACTCCGACGAAGTCACCCTCTATACGGATGTTCGCATCCCGGAGGACTGGCCGACGGGGAAAGATTTCCCCATTTCTGCGGAAGTAGACTGGTTGATGTGCGCAGAGATCTGCATTCCGGGGAAAGGGGAGCTCTCTTTCAACCTGCCGGTCGCCGAGACTGCCCAAACGGATGCAGTAGAAGAGGAAGCTTTCGAAACAGTTCGCGCGGAATGGCCCGCGACTGCGGAAACCGTATCGGCCGAGATCCGCAGCAACGCCCAGAAGATCCAATTGATCGTGGACGGTCTGGAGCTTGAAGACGATGGTCTGACGGACACCTTCTTCTTCCCAATCGATCCAATTGTCGCTCCCGGGGGAGATCAAGAGTGGCTGAATGAAAGTGAAAAGCTCGTCGGGAATCTGGTGCGCTCCGAATACGCTCCGAACATCCCCGACGAAGTTTCCGGGGTCCTCGTTAACCCCGAGGGGTGGAGCGCTCTCGACGGTCGGAAAGCCCTTCTCATTCAGGCGGCCCACTCCGATCAGCCTCCCGCCTCCTTCGCGGGGACGACCGGTTCGGCACCTTCCGGCAACCTTGCTGGCCTCCTCCTTCTCGCCTTCGCGGGAGGGGCGATTCTGAACCTCATGCCCTGCGTTTTTCCGGTCCTGGGCCTAAAGATCATGGGCTTTGTCGAACAAGCTGGGAACGAGAAGCGAAAGATCATCGGGCACGGCCTCCTGTTTGCCCTCGGGGTCCTCGTCTCCTTCTGGGTTCTGGCTGGAGCGCTCTTGATTTTACGAGCGGGCGGTGCCGAGCTGGGATGGGGATTCCAACTGCAATCGGCTCCTTTCGTCTTCGGAATGGCAATCTTCCTTTTCCTCTTTGCGCTTAACCTGAGCGGTGTCTTTGAAATCGGATTTGGCCTGATGTCTCTCGGGAACAAAGCCGACCGAAAAAAAGGGGCCGGTGGATCGTTTCTATCGGGGATTCTTGCCACGGTGGTCGCAACTCCCTGCTCCGCTCCCTTTCTCGCCACAGCGCTCGCTGGAGCCCTGACCCTGCCACCCTTTCAATCCTTCCTCACCTTCACCTGCATCGCCTTAGGATTGGCGGCACCCTATCTCCTGCTCAGCCTCTTTCCGGCCCTGTTGAAGAAACTCCCCAAACCGGGGGCCTGGATGGAGACACTCAAAGAGTTCATGGCCTTCCCTCTCTACGCGACGGTCGGCTGGCTCCTCTACGTGCTCGCTGGCCAAGTGGATGGCAGCAACCTTCTCCACATCCTCCTCTCCTTTACCCTACTGGCCTTGGCGGCCTGGATTTACGGGCGGTACGCCACTCCTCACCGGAAGCCACGCACACGACTTCTCGGCAACGCAGCTGCCCTTCTTTTCGCCGGAATCTCGATCGCCTACGGCTATCCGCAGAAAGACACGTTGCAATGGATCCCCTGGTCCCCCGAAACCGTCCAGAGCCTTCGTGAGTCAGACCGGCCGGTGTATGTTGATTTCACGGCCCGCTGGTGCGCAACCTGCCAAGTGAACAAGGCGGTGGTCTTCTCGAATCAGGAGGTCCTTGATTATATCGGGAAGCAGGACGTCGCTCTGGTCAAAGCCGACTGGACCAATGAAGATCCAGCCATCACTCGACGACTCACCGAATTGGGAAAGGCCGCAGTGCCCGTAAACCTCGTTTACCTGCCAGGAGAAGATTCGCCCGAGGTGCTACCCGAGACGTTGACTCCGGGAATCGTGCTCCGAGCGTTGCGCGGCGAGTGA
- the rpoD gene encoding RNA polymerase sigma factor RpoD: MPAKATSETSTKKVATKKAASKKTTASRKTAKSKAASSEKPKVTAKEVKAAVASAAGKDGKKAGVDTGDVAERGELNDRIRELISKGRSQGFLTYKNLNEGLPESLNNPEEIDNVIQILANLEIEILDNEEVERFKERQEKNETTEAREAQYDILDDPVRMYLKQMGQVPLLTREQEVAISKRIENAEQKAQDLLFSTGLSNSFQIRIAERLLSREERFDQVVLDKRIDSRENYFKGLPAWIEKAKDLEDKLDRAWIDSFDGTSPANCKRARTRFNKYLGELKPIHRKFCFKLKIFEEFLKDIDPVVRESEELVESLDIAEKSGIRRKKPVDSEKVEARLEVISRERRIDARDLVTEITAVRKAVREAHKAKTEMVEANLRLVISIAKKYTNRGLSFLDLIQEGNMGLMKAVEKFEYRRGYKFSTYATWWIRQAITRSIADQARTIRIPVHMIETLNKVLQIQKLLLQDLGHEPTPEEVAAEMNMPVEKVSQILKMAQQPVSLQSPVGDSDDTNFGDFIEDKTAENPYDQTAYSLLREKIVDVLDSLSEREKKVLSLRFGLVDGYSRTLEEVGRQFQVTRERIRQIEAKALRKMRHPTRIRQLHGFFDSDQAQEGVGTNEFLMGAERENPGKK; this comes from the coding sequence ATGCCAGCGAAAGCTACTTCAGAAACTTCCACCAAAAAGGTCGCTACCAAGAAAGCAGCCAGTAAGAAAACGACAGCCAGCCGCAAGACGGCGAAGAGCAAGGCTGCTTCGAGCGAAAAGCCCAAGGTCACCGCGAAAGAGGTCAAGGCCGCAGTTGCTTCCGCTGCCGGAAAAGATGGCAAGAAGGCCGGGGTCGATACAGGTGACGTTGCCGAACGCGGTGAGCTGAATGACCGTATCCGTGAGCTGATCAGTAAGGGTCGGAGCCAGGGGTTCCTGACTTACAAGAATTTGAACGAAGGTCTGCCGGAGAGTCTCAACAATCCGGAAGAGATCGACAATGTCATCCAGATCCTCGCCAATCTGGAAATCGAGATCCTCGACAATGAGGAAGTCGAGCGTTTCAAGGAGCGTCAGGAAAAGAACGAGACCACCGAAGCCCGCGAAGCCCAGTATGATATTCTGGATGACCCGGTTCGGATGTATCTCAAGCAGATGGGGCAGGTGCCTCTTCTGACTCGTGAGCAGGAAGTGGCCATCTCGAAGCGCATCGAGAATGCCGAGCAAAAGGCACAGGATCTTCTCTTCTCGACCGGTCTCTCGAATTCCTTCCAGATCCGGATTGCCGAGCGTCTTCTCTCCCGTGAAGAGCGTTTTGACCAAGTGGTCCTCGATAAGCGGATCGATAGCCGCGAGAACTACTTCAAGGGTCTCCCCGCTTGGATCGAAAAGGCGAAAGATCTCGAGGATAAGCTCGATCGCGCTTGGATCGATTCCTTTGATGGCACTTCGCCTGCGAACTGCAAACGAGCCCGCACCCGTTTCAATAAGTACTTGGGTGAGCTCAAGCCGATCCATCGCAAGTTCTGTTTCAAGCTCAAGATCTTTGAAGAGTTTCTGAAGGACATCGATCCGGTCGTCCGCGAATCCGAGGAATTGGTCGAGAGCCTGGACATTGCGGAAAAGTCCGGAATTCGCCGTAAGAAGCCGGTTGATTCTGAAAAGGTAGAAGCTCGCCTCGAAGTCATCTCCCGCGAGCGGCGCATCGATGCGCGCGATCTCGTCACCGAGATTACCGCCGTCCGCAAGGCCGTTCGGGAAGCGCATAAGGCCAAGACCGAGATGGTGGAGGCCAACCTTCGTCTCGTCATCAGTATTGCCAAGAAATACACCAACCGTGGTCTCTCTTTCCTCGACCTGATTCAGGAAGGGAACATGGGTTTGATGAAGGCGGTTGAGAAGTTTGAGTATCGTCGCGGGTACAAATTCTCGACCTATGCCACTTGGTGGATTCGTCAGGCGATCACCCGTTCGATTGCAGACCAGGCTCGGACGATCCGGATTCCGGTTCACATGATCGAGACCCTGAACAAGGTGCTGCAGATCCAAAAGTTGCTCCTTCAGGACCTTGGCCACGAGCCGACTCCGGAAGAGGTCGCTGCGGAAATGAACATGCCGGTCGAGAAAGTTAGCCAAATTCTTAAAATGGCGCAGCAACCGGTCAGCTTGCAAAGTCCGGTCGGAGATTCGGACGATACCAATTTCGGAGATTTTATCGAGGACAAGACTGCCGAGAACCCATACGACCAGACCGCTTATTCGCTCCTCCGGGAGAAGATTGTCGACGTTTTGGACAGTCTCAGCGAGCGCGAGAAAAAGGTCCTTTCCCTCCGCTTTGGTCTCGTCGACGGCTACAGCCGGACGCTCGAGGAAGTGGGGCGTCAGTTCCAGGTGACTCGCGAACGGATTCGCCAGATCGAAGCCAAAGCTCTTCGCAAGATGCGTCACCCGACGCGTATCCGTCAGTTGCACGGATTCTTCGATTCGGACCAAGCTCAGGAAGGGGTCGGAACCAACGAGTTTCTGATGGGGGCCGAGCGGGAGAATCCCGGCAAAAAGTGA
- the dnaG gene encoding DNA primase has protein sequence MPVISRQTIDEVRRRANIVEIAGKYTALKRAGREYRGLSPFTEEKTPSFFVNPEKNVFSCFSTQEAGDVFGFVQKLEHLSFQEAVEHLADRVGVQVEYEKGGPSRQEISLRKQLFEVNAQAAAFFAGQFQKEDEAGAKIRDYWTNGRGFQMETAKDVGIGFAPVDPTLLVDFLRKKGFEEKVLDASGLFYERRSGRSGFFPRFRGRLMIPIRDVQERTIAFTARVTPLTPEDDKTKDAKYVNSPETPLFQKRRVVFGLDRAGSVVRGGGRFLLVEGQLDVIRCWESGIPEAIALQGTAAGEEQFLLLKRYCNGVDVLLDGDRAGKGAAFKLLPIGFQTGVDLRFAPLPEGTDPDDLLREKGAAAVEEIRKNAGSPIHFALRYMAPEPLALDVASRSAVFEELYGLLRQLESDVTRKDFFDEAARYFRSDTQAVINDYTRFLKKGHPSGQRPQEAAAPPSDLRLTENEEVLLFLALQFPKIREIFSQTSICEWITEESPEARLLRRLGSELIEGSFTTVEDFRDECETDQERSILARLVVREVDLEDPEQTAERVFHELVRKFASKEITRLVDTMNALPAGDPELRSLQARRRELRNLIHQPPVLANIA, from the coding sequence ATGCCAGTCATTTCGAGGCAAACGATCGACGAAGTCAGGCGTCGGGCGAATATCGTGGAGATCGCGGGCAAGTATACCGCGCTCAAGCGTGCTGGGCGCGAGTATCGCGGACTGAGTCCTTTCACTGAGGAGAAGACGCCCTCATTTTTCGTGAATCCGGAAAAGAACGTCTTTTCTTGTTTTAGCACCCAGGAGGCGGGCGACGTCTTTGGGTTTGTTCAAAAGCTTGAGCATCTCAGTTTCCAGGAGGCTGTGGAGCATTTGGCGGATCGGGTTGGCGTCCAGGTCGAGTATGAAAAAGGTGGACCCTCTCGGCAGGAGATTTCGCTTCGCAAGCAATTGTTTGAGGTCAACGCCCAGGCTGCTGCTTTCTTTGCCGGTCAATTTCAGAAGGAAGATGAGGCTGGCGCGAAGATCCGCGACTACTGGACAAATGGTCGTGGTTTCCAGATGGAAACGGCGAAGGACGTGGGCATCGGGTTTGCTCCGGTGGATCCGACCTTACTGGTCGATTTCCTGCGCAAGAAGGGCTTTGAAGAGAAGGTGTTGGACGCTTCAGGTCTCTTCTATGAAAGGCGCAGTGGACGGAGTGGTTTCTTCCCCCGTTTCCGCGGTCGTTTGATGATCCCGATTCGGGACGTTCAAGAGCGCACGATTGCCTTTACGGCGCGGGTCACTCCGCTGACTCCGGAGGACGACAAGACCAAGGACGCGAAGTATGTGAATTCTCCAGAGACGCCCCTGTTTCAGAAGAGGCGGGTCGTCTTTGGTCTCGACCGGGCGGGTTCGGTGGTCCGCGGTGGGGGGCGCTTCCTCCTTGTGGAAGGCCAGTTGGACGTCATTCGATGCTGGGAGTCGGGGATCCCTGAGGCGATTGCCCTCCAGGGAACGGCAGCCGGGGAGGAGCAATTTCTTCTCCTGAAGCGTTATTGCAACGGCGTCGATGTTCTCCTCGATGGAGATCGTGCCGGGAAGGGGGCTGCCTTCAAGTTGTTGCCCATCGGTTTTCAAACGGGGGTCGATCTTCGATTCGCTCCGCTCCCAGAAGGAACGGACCCGGATGACCTTCTGCGCGAAAAGGGAGCAGCGGCCGTCGAGGAAATCCGTAAGAATGCAGGTTCTCCGATTCATTTTGCGCTGCGCTACATGGCTCCCGAGCCCCTGGCTCTGGATGTGGCCAGTCGCAGTGCCGTCTTTGAGGAGCTTTACGGTTTGCTGCGACAGCTCGAGTCAGACGTCACGCGAAAGGACTTTTTTGATGAGGCGGCTCGCTATTTCCGTTCCGACACTCAGGCAGTCATCAACGATTACACCCGGTTCTTGAAAAAGGGGCATCCGTCTGGACAGCGTCCGCAAGAGGCGGCCGCTCCCCCATCTGATCTTCGGTTGACAGAGAACGAAGAGGTGTTACTGTTTCTAGCTTTGCAATTTCCAAAGATTCGTGAGATTTTTTCACAAACATCTATCTGTGAATGGATTACAGAAGAGTCTCCCGAGGCTCGGCTTCTTCGTCGGCTGGGCTCGGAACTCATCGAAGGTTCTTTCACAACTGTGGAAGATTTCAGGGACGAATGTGAGACAGACCAAGAGAGATCTATTTTGGCCCGCCTCGTCGTTCGAGAAGTCGATCTCGAAGATCCTGAACAGACCGCTGAAAGAGTTTTTCACGAATTGGTCCGCAAATTTGCCTCCAAGGAGATTACGCGTCTCGTAGACACTATGAATGCCCTCCCGGCAGGAGATCCTGAGCTGAGATCGCTTCAGGCTCGTCGTCGGGAACTTCGCAATCTGATCCATCAACCGCCCGTTCTAGCCAACATAGCCTAA